A region from the Lolium perenne isolate Kyuss_39 chromosome 4, Kyuss_2.0, whole genome shotgun sequence genome encodes:
- the LOC139830564 gene encoding putative beta-D-xylosidase, whose translation MCSYNQVNGVPTCADESFLRGTIRGKWQLEGYIVSDCDSVDVFFSDQHYTRTHEDAVAATLRAGLDLDCGPFLAQYTEGAVAQRKVSDADIDAAVTNTVIVQMRLGMYDGDLATQPFGHLGPQHVCTRAHQDLALDAARQSVVLLKNDAAALPLAPATHRTVAVVGPHAEATVAMIGNYAGKLCGYTTPLQGIGRYVKTALHQAGCTDVECQGGNQPIAAAVDAARRADATVVLVGLDQKIEAEGLDRTSLLLPGRQAELVSAVAKAAKGPVILVLMSGGPVDIAFAQNDRKIAGILWAGYPGQAGGQAIADVIFGHHNPGGKLPVTWYPQDYLQKAPMTNMAMRANPAKGYPGRTYRFYTGPTIHPFGHGLSYTKFTHTLAHAPAQLSVRLTGHHAATASSLNATTHLGHVAADVRVSHARCEGLSIPVHVDVKNVGDRDGAHTVLVYASPPAAAAAAHGAPARQLVAFEKVHVPAGGVGRVKMGLDVCNGLSVADRDGVRRIPVGEHSLTIGELTHSVTLAVEQLGV comes from the exons ATGTGCTCCTACAACCAGGTCAACGGCGTGCCCACCTGCGCCGACGAGTCCTTCCTCCGCGGCACCATCCGGGGCAAGTGGCAGCTCGAGGGGTACATCGTCTCCGACTGCGACTCCGTCGACGTCTTCTTCAGCGACCAGCACTACACCAGGACCCACgaggacgccgtcgccgccacgctCCGGGCGGGGCTGGACCTCGACTGCGGCCCGTTCCTCGCGCAGTACACCGAGGGCGCCGTCGCGCAGCGGAAGGTGTCCGACGCCGACATCGACGCCGCCGTCACCAACACCGTCATCGTGCAGATGCGGCTCGGGATGTACGACGGCGACCTGGCCACGCAGCCGTTCGGGCACCTCGGCCCGCAGCACGTGTGCACGCGCGCGCACCAGGACCTTGCGCTCGACGCGGCCAGGCAGAGCGTCGTGCTGCTCAAGAACGACGCCGCTGCGCTGCCGCTCGCGCCGGCGACCCAccgcaccgtcgccgtcgtcggcCCGCACGCCGAGGCCACCGTCGCCATGATCGGGAACTACGCCGGTAAGCTGTGCGGGTACACCACCCCGTTGCAGGGCATCGGCAGGTACGTGAAGACCGCATTGCACCAGGCGGGCTGCACTGACGTGGAATGCCAAGGCGGCAACCAGCCGATCGCCGCTGCCGTCGACGCGGCCCGCCGTGCCGACGCCACCGTCGTCCTTGTTGGGCTCGATCAGAAGATCGAGGCTGAGGGCCTGGACCGGACAAGCTTGCTCCTTCCTGGCCGCCAAGCAGAGCTCGTCTCCGCGGTGGCGAAGGCTGCCAAAGGCCCGGTGATCCTGGTGCTCATGTCCGGCGGGCCCGTCGACATTGCGTTCGCGCAGAACGACCGGAAGATCGCTGGCATCCTTTGGGCAGGGTACCCCGGACAGGCCGGCGGGCAGGCAATCGCCGACGTGATCTTCGGTCACCACAACCCAG GTGGGAAGCTACCGGTGACATGGTACCCACAGGATTACCTGCAGAAGGCGCCAATGACGAACATGGCGATGCGCGCCAATCCGGCGAAGGGGTACCCCGGCCGGACCTACCGGTTTTACACCGGCCCGACGATCCACCCGTTCGGGCACGGCCTCAGCTACACCAAGTTCACCCACACGCTCGCGCACGCGCCGGCGCAGCTCTCCGTCCGGCTCACCGGCCATCAcgccgccaccgcctcctcccTCAACGCTACGACGCATCTTGGCCACGTCGCCGCCGACGTGCGCGTCTCCCATGCGCGGTGCGAGGGCCTGAGCATCCCGGTCCACGTGGACGTGAAGAACGTCGGCGACCGGGACGGCGCGCACACGGTGCTCGTGTACGCGTCCCCtccggcggcggccgccgccgcccacggcGCGCCTGCTCGGCAACTGGTGGCGTTCGAGAAGGTGCATGTCCCCGCCGGTGGCGTGGGCCGCGTCAAGATGGGCTTGGACGTCtgcaacggcctcagcgtcgccgACCGGGACGGGGTCCGAAGGATCCCAGTGGGCGAGCACAGCCTGACGATCGGCGAGCTGACCCACTCGGTCACGCTCGCGGTCGAGCAGCTAGGGGTATAG